The following are from one region of the Dermacentor albipictus isolate Rhodes 1998 colony chromosome 5, USDA_Dalb.pri_finalv2, whole genome shotgun sequence genome:
- the LOC139060022 gene encoding uncharacterized protein, with protein MHLRSGKVKKSAVENHPRKPITTMPDKKDQGAPAQDMCNIIAQLTALLEHQPNITPAASFHLQLAVPTYEGHTDTKSVADFLQEMEDYRNAQAITDDVLLQRVLPVALTGSAARWRRRQSFQSWAHFEQLLRAEFLPPDYVVRMKDELRARSQAEEESLLEYIRSFQEPYERVDPSAPETERVTRAIRQAHPRFQAYLRGRTFSSLDDLAKAASDIQAAMLAELTYQPPPPPQASLEPSCAWHGSQIASPGNMVPPPRALDPFTHRTFATQQACSGCRPIRRSRYTQEHSSLLPVWRPRPLQEPVPEPPGSRQQGNDEGRRW; from the exons ATGCACCTACGTTCGGGTAAAGTCAAGAAGAGCGCGGTTGAAAATCATCCTCGCAAACCCATTACTACAATGCCTGATAAGAAGGACCAGGGTGCGCCCGCACAAGATATGTGCAACATTATTGCCCAGCTGACCGCGCTGCTCGAGCATCAGCCAAACATAACTCCAGCAGCCAGTTTCCATTTGCAGCTCGCTGTGCCTACATATGAAGGGCACACAGATACGAAATCGGTGGCGGACTTCCTTCAGGAAATGGAAGATTACCGCAATGCGCAAGCCATTACGGATGACGTTCTTCTTCAGCGCGTTTTGCCCGTCGCCCTGACTGGGTCCGCCGCCCGCTGGCGTCGTCGCCAGTCATTCCAAAGTTGGGCGCACTTTGAGCAGCTACTGCGAGCAGAATTCCTCCCCCCCGActacgttgtccgcatgaaagaCGAGCTTCGCGCCCGTAGTCAGGCGGAGGAGGAAAGCCTCCTAGAATACATACGGTCCTTTCAGGAGCCTTACGAGCGCGTAGATCCTTCAGCACCCGAAACGGAAAGAGTCACCCGGGCAATCCGGCAAGCTCACCCACGCTTCCAGGCTTATCTAAGGGGCCGCACCTTCTCTTCGCTTGACGATCTCGCTAAAGCGGCGTCCGATATTCAGGCGGCGATGTTGGCAGAGCTAACTTACCAGCCTCCACCCCCGCCTCAAGCCTCCCTCGAGCCGTCTTGCGCGTGGCACGGTTCTCAGATTGCAAGCCCGGGGAATATGGTACCGCCTCCAAGGGCGCTGGACCCATTCACTCACCGCACCTTTGCCACCCAG CAGGCCTGTAGTGGCTGCCGCCCAATCAGGCGCAGCAGATACACGCAGGAGCATTCCAGTCTGCTTCCAGTGTGGAGGCCGAGGCCACTACAGGAGCCAGTGCCCGAGCCCCctggctcccgccagcagggaaACGACGAGGGCCGGCGGTGGTGA